A region of Heteronotia binoei isolate CCM8104 ecotype False Entrance Well chromosome 2, APGP_CSIRO_Hbin_v1, whole genome shotgun sequence DNA encodes the following proteins:
- the LOC132590986 gene encoding waprin-Phi1-like: protein MKPSAGGCPLLLFFVGLLFFATQLPGTSGHNVTEKAGTCPKKEAVTPSGNCTEECQSDASCKENQKCCPAGCGMSCQVPDDKPGSCPKFTSGISSLGFCRNKCMKDSECEDDTKCCQNGCGKRSCLSPEF from the exons ATGAAGCCCAGCGCTGGCggctgccccctcctcctcttctttgtggGGCTCCTCTTCTTCGCCACACAGCTGCCGGGCACATCTGGGCACAACGTGACAG AAAAAGCAGGCACCTGCCCCAAGAAAGAGGCGGTGACGCCCAGCGGGAACTGCACAGAAGAGTGCCAGTCGGATGCCAGCTGCAAGGAGAACCAGAAGTGCTGCCCGGCGGGTTGTGGGATGTCTTGTCAAGTCCCTGACG ATAAACCAGGCTCCTGCCCAAAGTTCACCAGTGGGATTTCTTCTCTGGGCTTCTGCCGGAACAAATGTATGAAAGACTCCGAATGTGAAGATGATACAAAATGCTGTCAGAACGGATGTGGCAAGAGGAGCTGTTTATCCCCTGAGTTTTGA